In Grus americana isolate bGruAme1 chromosome 26, bGruAme1.mat, whole genome shotgun sequence, a single window of DNA contains:
- the RASSF2 gene encoding ras association domain-containing protein 2, with protein sequence MDYGGCEYLVPCGKDKYISKNELLLHLKTYNIYYEGQNLQLRHREEEGELIVEGLLNISWGLRRPIRLQMQDDNQRIRPPPSSSSWHSGCNLGAHGSVLKPSTLPDIQVTDAEATPNAEAPGSGAATRSQPEETPQLMRTRSDVGVRRRGSARTPSEQRRIRRHRFSINGHFYNHKTSVFTPAYGSVTNVRINSTMTTPQVLKLLLNKFKIENSAEEFALYIVHTSGEKQKLRASDYPLIARILQGPCEQVSKVFLMEKDQVEEVTYDVAQYIKFEMPVLRSFIQKLEEEEDREVKKLMHKYSILRLMIKQRLEEISEGPTAM encoded by the exons ATGGATTACGGCGGCTGCGAGTACCTGGTCCCCTGCGGAAAAGACAAATACATCTCCAA AAATGAGCTGCTCTTACACTTGAAGACGTACAACATCTACTACGAAGGGCAAAATTTGCAGCTGCGGCACCGGGAG GAGGAAGGCGAGCTCATTGTGGAGGGGCTGCTGAACATCTCCTGGGGCTTGCGGCGACCCATCCGCCTGCAGATGCAGGACGACAACCAGCGCATCCGTCCtccaccctcctcttcctcctggcaCTCCGGCTGCAACCTGGGAGCCCACGG GTCCGTGCTGAAGCCCAGCACCTTGCCAGACATCCAGGTTACGGATGCGGAGGCCACGCCAAACGCAGAGGCTCCCGGGAGCGGCGCAG CCACCAGATCGCAGCCGGAGGAGACGCCGCAGCTGATGCGGACGCGGAGCGACGTGGGTGTACGGCGCCGCGGCAGCGCCCGCACCCCCAGCGAGCAGCGGCGCATCCGCCGGCACCGCTTCTCCATCAACGGGCACTTCTACAACCATAAG ACATCCGTGTTCACGCCGGCGTACGGCTCCGTCACCAACGTCCGGATAAACAGCACGATGACAACCCCCCAGGTCCTCAAACTGCTGCTCAATAAATTCAAG ATTGAAAACTCGGCGGAGGAGTTCGCGCTGTACATCGTCCACACCAGCGGAG agaagcagaagctgcGAGCCAGCGATTACCCCCTGATCGCCCGCATCCTGCAGGGCCCCTGCGAGCAGGTCTCCAAGGTCTTCCTCATGGAGAAGGACCAGGTGGAGGAAGTCACCTACGAC GTTGCTCAGTACATCAAATTTGAGATGCCCGTCCTCAGGAGCTTCATCcagaagctggaggaagaggaggatcgCGAAGTGAAGAAGCTAATGCACAA ATACTCCATCCTCCGGCTGATGATCAAGCAAAGGCTGGAGGAGATTTCCGAAGGTCCAACGGCAATGTGA